The segment GCCTTCCGGGATCGCTTGAACAACAGCTCCATGTTGCCGGTAGCGTCGAGCTTCGGATCGAGGGGGATCTCGACCGTCGCACCGGTCTCGAAATCCTCCACCTGGACCTCGCTGGCCTTCTTGCCGACGCGCTTGAGGTTGCCCTTCAGCAGCTCTCCCCAACGTTCGAGTTTCGGCGCGTCGGCCTCGGCCTCGGCATCCTTGGCGAGAGAGCGCGCCTTTCTCTCCAGCGCGGCGCGTTGCTTCTTCAGCGCCTGGGCCAGTTGGTGGCGCAGGCGGTCCTCTTGTTCGCGATCTTCTCGGAGCCCGTACTCCGCCTGGATGGCCGCCAGGAGTTCCGAATCCTCCACTTCCGCGAAGCGATCTTCGCTCTTCGGTGCCGGCGCACCTTCCGGGTCTCGCCACGCCTCGCCGAGTTTGAGATCCCGGCGCGTATCGGAGAGTGGACGAGCCGTGCGAGCAATCACCTCACCTTGCTCGAGCACGTAGAGGTTGCTGCGCAGCCCCATCAGCGAGAGCAAGAGCTCCATTCGCGCACCGTCGCGGGCTTCGAAGCGAAGCGCGAGCTGGCGATCCGCTCCGCGAAGGACGACTTCACGCAGCCGCGCCCCTTCCAGCCGAGGCTTCACGTACTGGGCCAGGGCGGGGGGCCGTTCCGGGGCCTTACGGGGCCGAGGAAGCGCCGCAACGCGGCCGAACTTCGGCCGCCAGGAGAGCAAGAGAAACAGCCCCTGCTTGGGGCCATGCGCTTCGCCACCGGAAAGATGCAGCACCAGTTCGAAGCTCCCCGGCTCCACCAGCTTGTCCAGCCGCGCGCCTCGCCATTCGGCATCGAGGACACGCCCCGCCCGCTCGAGCTCAGCCAGGCTCAACATCGCGTCACTTCCGTCGTCCCTTCATGTCTGACACCGGGGACAATAGTGGGAGCTGCGCTGCCCGATCACCTTGCGGCGAATGGGGGTACGACAGGAAAGACAGGGCCGGCCCTTGCGGGCGTAGACCCGGCGCTCGTCCTGATAGCCCCCGTCGCTTCCGTCGGGCGCAACGTAGTCGCTGATACTCGACCCCCCGGTCTCGATCGATCGTCGCATGACCTGCTGCATGCCGTCCACCAGTCGAACGCACTCGGCGCGGGTCACCCGCCCAGCGGCGCGCCCCGGCCGCACACGAGCCAGGAAGAGCGCTTCATCGGAATAGATGTTTCCACTCCCGGCAATCACGGATTGATCGAGAATCAGGCTCTTGATCGCAATCCGTCGCTTCCGACTGGCTCGAAAGAGCGCTTCACCGGTCGTCTCGAGCGCATCGATACCAAGCTTGTCGAGCCGCTCGGAGGGCTCGCCGGGCGCCAGCAGCTGCACCTTTCCGAACTTCCGGACATCGCGGAAGAGTACATCCGGGCCCTCATCCTCGAAGCGAAGCCGAAGGTGCGTATGTTCGTCCGACTCGAAGACGAGCTGCTGCTCGGGTGCCAACGCGGCCCGAGCGGTCGCCGAGAGCAGCCTCGGACTCTGCGCCAGAGAGGTGAACAGCTGGCCTGTCATGCCGAGGTGGAGGAGCAGACGGTCGCCACGCTCGAGCTCCGCAACCAGGTACTTCCCGCGGCGTTCCAAGCTGCTGAAGCGACGACCTGCCAACCGGCGACGCAACTTCGCAGGGGGCGTGAGAAAGAAGTAGCTGTCTCCAGTCGTCTGAACCTGGCGAACCTGGCGGCCGATCACCGCCGACGCGATTCGCTGCCGCGTCACTTCGACTTCGGGGAGCTCGGGCATCGTCAGCTCAGGGATCGAAACGCGCGCGCAGTTCTGGCGAAACGACCGGGCAGACATCATCGGGCCGGGCCCAGACCCGGTGACGCAAGGCGGCCACTGTGACGTAGGCAAGATCGCGGAGAGGGCGGGGGACCGCGCGCAGGGCCCGAGCCCGGCCGAGGTGGCGTCCGCCCAGGCGCGTCAGGAGCGCAAGGGTGGCATCTGTACGTGTGTGCACCTTTCCATCCGGCGCGAGCACGACCACGCTATCGGGCAAATCGTCCCGGAGAGCTGGGTCGAGCAACCGCCTGAACGTCTCCCCGCCAAGGGGTGCAAAGCGGAAACGCTCTCCCTCGGGATCCTCCCGGATCAAGTAGCGAACCGTATGGTGACAGAGCCCGCAGGCACCGTCGTAGAAGACGATGGGTAGGGTTTCAGTCTCCGGTGTCGGCGAGAGCCCCTGGCTCATCGAAACCTGCTTTGGCCTGGCTGGAATCCGAGTTCAGACATTCCAAACGACGAACCTCGGGTGACGGCGGCTCCCATGGGCAATCCTCGGCCGAAAGGTAGCAATGCGGGGTTTCCCGGCGGGCTCAGGGATGGGACGAGCCCGATCTCCCTCAACTGCAAGGAGCTTATCATGATGTCCATCCGGGCCTGCCTTGTCTTCGGCCTCGTCTTCGGCGGCGGCCAGACCGAGACTACGATCGAGCCGGCGCCCGGCGAGCACACCCTCCAGCTCGTGGTTGGCGATTTCAAGCACGTGCCTCATGACAAGCCGGTCGTCTCGGAGCGCATCGGCATCCGCGTGGAGTAGGCGGTCCGAGGGCTCGGAGACCGCTACCCTCCGGCCCTCCATGAGCCAGGACAACGCGCAGAAACCGTACCCGGAAGTTCCCGCCCAACCGAAATTTCCGGAGATCGAAGAGCGGGTACTCGCGCGTTGGCGCAAGGACCGGACCTTCGAGCGCTCGGTCGAGAACCGCCCTGCCGGAGAGAAGGGCGCGAACGAGTTCGTCTTCTATGACGGACCGCCCTTCGCCAATGGCATGCCCCACTTCGGCCATCTCGTCACGAGTTATGTCAAGGATATCGTCCCGCGCTACCAGACCCTGCGCGGGCGCAGGGTCGAGCGACGTTTCGGCTGGGATTGTCATGGGCTCCCGGCAGAGATGGAAGCCCAGAAGGAGCTCGGCGTCTCCAGCCGAGCGGAGATCGAAGCCTACGGGGTCGACCGCTTCAACGACTACTGTCGCAGCTCGGTGCTTCGCTACACCGAGCATTGGCAGGAGGTCATCCACCGGGCCGGGCGCTGGGTGGATTTCGGAAACGACTACAAGACGATGGATCTCTCCTACATGGAGAGCGTCATCTGGGCCTTCAAGCAGCTCCATCAGAAGGATCTGTTGTACGAAGGCTTCAACGTCCTGCCTTACTCGTGGGCGGCCGAAACACCACTTTCGAATTTCGAGACGCGTCTCGACGACGCGACTCGCGAGCGAACGGACCCGGCAATCACCGTTCGCTTCGAACTCGTCCCGGCCGGAGACGACTGCCCGACAGATCTGCTGGCCTGGACCACGACGCCCTGGACGTTGCCTTCGAATCTGGCTCTCGCCGTGGGGTCGGAGATCGACTACGCCGTGCTCGAGCACGACGGGCGACGGACGATTCTTGCGGAGGCCCTGGTCCCCAAGTTCGAAGCCGAACTCGGCTCGGCGGAACGCGTTGGATCTGTGAGGGGGAGCGAACTCGTCGGGCGTCGCTACCACCCGCTCTTTCCGTTCTTCGAAGGCACGGAGAATGCCTTCCAGATCATCGGTGCCGACTTCGTCGAAGTCGAAGAGGGAACCGGCGTGGTCCACCTGGCGCCCGGATTCGGCGAAGACGATCTCCGGACTTGCAAGGAGCACGACATCCCTGTCCTCGTGCCCGTGAACGACCAGGGTCGTTTCACGGCAGAGGTTTCCGCCTACGAGGGCCAACTGGTCTTCGATGCCAACGCCCCGATCATCCGCGATCTGAAGGAGCGCGGTCTGCTCGTGCGCCGCGAGAACTACGTCCACAACTATCCCCATTGTTGGCGTACGGATGAGCCGCTGATCTACCGGGCAATGAGTTCCTGGTTCGTGCGCGTCTCGGCCATCCGCGATCGCATGCTCGAACGGAACCAGGAGATCAGCTGGATCCCTGAACACATCCGCGATGGACTCTTCGGCAACATGTTGGCCAGCGCACCGGATTGGGCTCTCAGTCGCAACCGTTTCTGGGGCTCACCGATCCCGGTCTGGAAGAGCGACGACCCCACATTCCCGCGGATCGATGTCTACGGCAGCCTGGATGAAATCGCGGCAGACTTCGGAATTCGGCCCGATGATCTCCATCGGCCGGCCATCGATGGCTTCGTCCGGCCGAATCCGGATGATCCCTCGGGCCGGGCCCAGATGCGTCGTGTATCGGACGTGCTCGATGTCTGGTTCGATTCGGGCTCGATGCCTTTCGCGCAGGTTCACTACCCGTTCGAGAACAAGGAGTGGTTCGAGAACCATTTCCCCGCCGATTTCATCTGCGAGTACGTGGCCCAGACTCGCGGCTGGTTCAACACCATGATGGTTCTCGGAACGGCACTCTTCGACCGGCCGCCCTTCAGGAATTGCATCTGCCACGGGGTCGCGGTCGACACCCAGGGCACGAAGCTCTCGAAGCGCCTGCGCAACTATCCGGAGCCGAACGTCGTGTACGAGACCCATGGTTCCGACGCCATGCGTTGGTACCTGGTTGCATCGCCGCTCTTGAAAGGCGGTGATCTGAAAGTCGAGATCGAAGGCAAGCCGATCGGCGACGTCGTACGCAACGTCTTGAACCCGCTCTGGAGTGCCTGGCATTTCTTCAGCCTGTACGCGAATGCGGACGACCTGCGAGGCCAACCCATCACGAGCGCCGAAAACGTGCTCGATCGCTATGTGCTTGCCAAGACCCGCGATTTCGTCCTGGACGTGCAGGCCCGGATGGACGCCTACGACATTCAGGGCGCCTGTGGTGCCTTCATCGGTTTCCTCGACGCGCTCAACAACTGGTACGTGCGGCGCAGCCGGCCGCGCTTCTGGAAGGCGGAGAAAGACGCAGACAAGCAGGCAGCGTATGACACCCTCGCGACCGTGCTCGGCGCGCTGTGCAGGACCGTCAGCCCGCTGCTGCCTTTCGTCACCGACGAGATCTACCTGGGACTGGTGGGTGGCGACAGCATCCACCTTTCGGATTGGCCCGATGCGGATGCCTTGCCGGCCGATCCCGAGCTGGTGGCGGCCATGGATCGCGTGCGCGATGTCTGCTCCAGCGCCTTTGCGATGCGGCGTGGCGAACAGGTACGTATCCGCCAGCCGCTCCAGAGCCTGACGATCGCCGGGCCGGATGTGGCCATGCTCGAGCCCTTCACGGACCTGATTGCGGACGAGGTCAACGTGAAGGAGGTCCATTTGCGTCCAGAAATCGATGCATTCGCCACCTTCCGTCTCCAGGTGAACGCACGGGCGGTGGGACCGCGGCTAGGCGGCGACACCAAGCAGGTCATTGCAGCGTCGAAGCGCGGCGAGTGGAGCAGCGACGAAGCGGGCACGGTGACGGTGGCAGGTCATCGGCTCGAACCCGGGGAATTCACGCTGTTGCTCCAACCGAAAGAAGACGTCGCCTGCCAGGCCCTTTCCACGAACGACATGATCGCCGTTCTCGATTTCGACCTCACAGACGCATTGGTGAACGAAGGGCACGCCCGGGATCTCATACGAATCGTGCAGCAAGCTCGACGCGAGGCAGCGTTCGACGTCTCGGACCGGATTCATCTCGCGCTTGCCTTGCCTTCCGTCTACCGCGACGCGGTTTCCGACTTCAAGGACTACGTGGCCGAAAGCACGTTGGCCGTCGATCTCGAACTGGATGCCGGGAAGGATGCCGAGGGCTTCCTGCACGGGGCGAGCCTCGGCGGTGAGCCCGTGCAGATCTGGGTACGCCGGGCGAAGCCTGCATGAAAGTCCGTGTGCTGGGATCGGCCGCGGGAGGGGGCCTTCCTCAGTGGAACTGCGGTGGCGACCACTCCGTCCGGGCACGAGCCGACGACCCGCACGTTCCCCGCCGCACCCAATCTTCGATCGCCATTTCGAGTGGCGACGGCCGCTGGACGATCGTGAATGCCAGCCCAGATATTCGTACGCAGCTTGCTGATTTCCCCGGCTTGCATCCGCGCCCCGGCACCCGGGACATCCCCCTGGACAACGTCCTCTTGACGAGCGCCAACCTGGCCGACGGCCTCGGGCTCCTGGTGCTGCGAGAAGCCCTGCCCTACCGGGCGCTCACCACGCCGTGGATCCGTAGTGCGCTGGTCGAGAACAACGTCACCTTCCATCTGCTCGAGCCCGCGTTTCATTCGATGAAGCTCGATCAGCCCTTTCCTCTGGACAGGGAAGGCGTGTTGGAAGCCAAGTTCTTTCCGGTGCCTGGGAAGATCCCGACCTACCTGAAGGAGACACACAACAACTCGGCCGAGACCACGTTGGGCCTCCGAGTGATCGACAAGGGGGCCGGCAGGAGACTCGTCTGCGCACCCGGCCTCCAGAATCTCGATTCCGGTACGATGGCCGAGTTGGCCCAGGCGGATCTGCGCTTCGTCGACGGCACGTTCTTCACCGCCGACGAACTTCTGACCATGCGCCCCGGTGCCGCGGACGCCATCGCGATGGGTCACGTTCCGATCAGCGGCCCGGATGGCAGCCTCACCCGCTACAAGGGCCTGGGCGGGCGCACTTTCTACACGCACATCAACAACACGAATCCGATCCTGGACGCCCAGTCGCCCGAACGAGCGCAGGTCGAAGCCGCCGGCATCAAGATCGCGGAAGACGGGATGGAACTCGAGCTTTGAAACGAGCTGGCAGGCGTGGGCCAGCGTTGGCCTACTCGTTCCGGCGATTGCCTGCTCGCTCCGTTGATTGTCTACTCGGGATAGAATTCCCGGCTGAGTTCCTTGCCATGGTCGAACTCGGCGACCTTCTTCTTCTTGCCGTTCTCCCACCAGCCAGTCCAACTGCCATGGTACTCGCCATGATCGAACTGGCCGCGGGTCTGAAGGGTGCCGTCCTCGAACCAGGTCTCCGCCTTGCCGTGACGTTCACCATCCTGGAAGACCGACCGGGCGAACATCTGGCCATTCTTATGCCATAGGGTCTGGAGCCCTTGGAGTCGGCCCGCCTGATAGGTTTCTTCCGAGGCCTTCGTGCCGTCGCGGAACCACACCGTATACAGGCCTTGTCGCTTGCCGCTTTCGTAGCGGCCCTTCTCCTTCAGCTTCCCGTTCGCGTGCCATTCCTGGTACTCGCCGTCGAGTTCTCCCTCGGAGAATCCCGCCCGGGCCCGGGGCTGACCATCCTCATACCAGGAAAAGCTCGGGCCGTGTTGCGTCTCGTCCGGGCGCGCGCACCAGGCAGATCGGCGCTCCTGATTGCGCTCGAGCGTCGAGCCTTCCGGACACCGCAAGTCCCCATCCGGTGTTTCGGCTGCGGCCGCTGGCACGCCAAGGAGCACGCACGCGAACCAGACGATGCGACTCCAGCTCTCCTTCGGCATCCGGGCAGCTTAGCAGCGCCGCCTCAGAGGCCGACGTAGAGCAGCTGACAGGCCTCGATGAAGATGGGATAGAAGATCCTGCGGATCAGCAGCCACGCCACCAGCAGCCCCCCGAAGGCCCATCCTGGCTGGGCCATCCACTCCATGATCCGCTGGGCCTGATTCTCCCGGACGAGAAGATTGAGCATCCCCGACCCGTCGAGGGGCGGGACCGGCAGGAGGTTGAACACGAAGAGCAGCAGATTGAGGGAGAAGAGCAGGGAAAGAAGTGTCGCCAATGTGTCCCACACGCCGGGAACCGTAGCCACGGCGACGCTCTCGAACGCGAGCAAGCCCGGCGCAAGCACACCTTGGCCGACCCCGATCCGGATGATGACGGCGGCCAGGAGAGCCAGGAACAGATTCGACGCAGGCCCCGCCAATGCCATCCAGCCGGCACGTCGGGGATGCGCAAAGGCCCAGCTGGGATCGTAGGGCGTGCTGGCCCAACCGATCATCCAGGGTGCACCACCCCTCGCCACCGAGAGCCCGAAGAACAGAATCGGCACCAGAACCATGCCGAAGGGTTCGCGTCGAATATGGGGGAGCGGGTCGAGAGAGACCTGGCCCGCCAGATAGGCCGTCTCGTCCCCCAGACGCAAAGCCGCCCAGCCGTGCGCTGCCTCGTGCACGGTGAGCGAAAGGAGCAGCACGAAGTACCAGATCAGGCCCAGGCCCAGCAGCTCCGGGGTCATTCGAACATCTCCACCTTCATTTCAAGCCTCGACCGGCCCGCCGCCGACGACAGGAGCCGCTAACTTCCCGTGCGTGGCGGCACGGCGCAAGAGCGGTAGCAGGACGGAAGAACCGATGGGGCGCGATGGCGACGCTCCCATCTTGGTGATGAGCAACCGGCTGCCGTTCACCTACACGAGAGCAGCCGGCGGGCTCAAGCGACAGCCTTCACCCGGAGGCCTCGTATCTGCTCTCGAGCCGGCCCTCCGCCGCCGGGGCGGCACCTGGATTGGCTGGCCTGGGGTCGAACTCAAGAAGGGCGAGCGGATCTCCACCCGAGGCGACTCCTATCGCATTGCCCCGGTCGCACTCGGCGAAGCGGATATCGCCCGCTACTACCACGGTTTTTCGAACCGGACCTTGTGGCCGCTCTTCCATTCTCTTCCCGGCCACACCCAATTCGTTCGAAAGGACTGGAACGTCTACGCGGACGTGAACGAGCGTTTCGCAGAAGTCGCATCGCGCCACGCACGCGATGCCGAACTGGTGTGGATCCACGACTACCACCTGATGCTCACACCGGAATTCATGCGCCGGGCCCATGCAGAAGCCCGGCTGGCCTTCTTCCTCCATATCCCATTTCCGCCCTTCGACATCTTCCGTCTCTGCCCCTGGGACAAGGAGCTCCTTCGGGGCTTGATCGCATGTGATTTGATCGGCTTCCATATCGAGAACTACGCGCACAACTTCATGGATTGCGCGGAGCAGATCCTCGGTGCCCGGGTCGACCGGGAGGCCATGATCATCAAAGACGGCGATCGCGTCGCCCGGGTCGGCGTATTTCCGATCGGCATCGAATTCGAACTCTTCCAGGAACAGGCGATGAAGGCGCGCCGGGAGAGCCAGCGGGAACGCGTCGTGTTGGGCGTCGACCGCCTCGACTACACGAAGGGAATTCCCGAGCGCATACGGGCATTCGAGCGACTCCTGGAACTGCATCCTCGACACAAGGGAAACGTGGTCCTGTTGCAGCTCGCCGTTCCCAGCCGCTCGCAGGTGGCGGAGTACCGCGAGCTGAAATCGGAGATCGACGAGCTGGTGGGTCAGGTGAACGGCCGGTTTGCCACTTCGACCTGGTCTCCCATCCGGTACCTCTACCGCTCCGTCCCCCAGGAGCGCCTCTGCGGCCTCTATCGCGACGCGGATGTCGCGTTGGTCACACCGCTTCGCGACGGCATGAATCTGGTGGCGAAGGAATACGTCGCCAGTCAGGTCGACGACCCGGGCGTGTTGATCCTCTCGCGCATGGCCGGAGCCGCCGAAACGATGCGCGAAGCGCTGCACGTCAATCCTTTCGACCTCGACGGGACAGCAGAGGCCATTCACCGGGCCCTCACCATGGACGAAGAGGAGCGCGCATCCCGAATCGCCTCGCTGCGCCGGCGCGAACGGCGTGACAACGTCGAGGCATGGGTCGGGCATTTCCTGGCCGCCGGTCACGAGAAGGCCGCGCATCTGGATCCGATTTCGGAACGGGAAATTCAGCAATGGCTTCGTGGTTACGTCAAGAGTTACCCGCTCTGCCTCTTCCTCGACTACGACGGAACCCTCACACCGCTCGTCGCTCATCCATCGAAGGCAAAGCTCTCGAGAGAAATGCGGGAAGCCTTGATGGGGTGCTCGCGAAGGATCGATACCGACGTCTCGATCGTGAGCGGACGTGCGCTGGGTGATATCCAAGAGATCGTCGGTGAGCCCA is part of the bacterium genome and harbors:
- a CDS encoding DUF814 domain-containing protein; translation: MLSLAELERAGRVLDAEWRGARLDKLVEPGSFELVLHLSGGEAHGPKQGLFLLLSWRPKFGRVAALPRPRKAPERPPALAQYVKPRLEGARLREVVLRGADRQLALRFEARDGARMELLLSLMGLRSNLYVLEQGEVIARTARPLSDTRRDLKLGEAWRDPEGAPAPKSEDRFAEVEDSELLAAIQAEYGLREDREQEDRLRHQLAQALKKQRAALERKARSLAKDAEAEADAPKLERWGELLKGNLKRVGKKASEVQVEDFETGATVEIPLDPKLDATGNMELLFKRSRKAMKKGVRAAQDMEALEERRRALDGLQAELEAVGEEDEEALRALAERPDVARLLDRYLPKARTTGPAQAKPRKVWKLGKRELPTRLVPKCYKATGGLEIWVGKNDSGNDMLTTRLARGRDLFFHLEGSPGSHVILRVEKGEPPQEALLEAAELAVQFSKQKNATRAPVHVAECKDISKPKGAKPGLVYVHRGRTIQLRRDPERLKRITAARIDD
- the mutM gene encoding bifunctional DNA-formamidopyrimidine glycosylase/DNA-(apurinic or apyrimidinic site) lyase, giving the protein MPELPEVEVTRQRIASAVIGRQVRQVQTTGDSYFFLTPPAKLRRRLAGRRFSSLERRGKYLVAELERGDRLLLHLGMTGQLFTSLAQSPRLLSATARAALAPEQQLVFESDEHTHLRLRFEDEGPDVLFRDVRKFGKVQLLAPGEPSERLDKLGIDALETTGEALFRASRKRRIAIKSLILDQSVIAGSGNIYSDEALFLARVRPGRAAGRVTRAECVRLVDGMQQVMRRSIETGGSSISDYVAPDGSDGGYQDERRVYARKGRPCLSCRTPIRRKVIGQRSSHYCPRCQT
- a CDS encoding DUF393 domain-containing protein, which encodes MSQGLSPTPETETLPIVFYDGACGLCHHTVRYLIREDPEGERFRFAPLGGETFRRLLDPALRDDLPDSVVVLAPDGKVHTRTDATLALLTRLGGRHLGRARALRAVPRPLRDLAYVTVAALRHRVWARPDDVCPVVSPELRARFDP
- a CDS encoding DUF4399 domain-containing protein, which codes for MGNPRPKGSNAGFPGGLRDGTSPISLNCKELIMMSIRACLVFGLVFGGGQTETTIEPAPGEHTLQLVVGDFKHVPHDKPVVSERIGIRVE
- a CDS encoding isoleucine--tRNA ligase; this encodes MSQDNAQKPYPEVPAQPKFPEIEERVLARWRKDRTFERSVENRPAGEKGANEFVFYDGPPFANGMPHFGHLVTSYVKDIVPRYQTLRGRRVERRFGWDCHGLPAEMEAQKELGVSSRAEIEAYGVDRFNDYCRSSVLRYTEHWQEVIHRAGRWVDFGNDYKTMDLSYMESVIWAFKQLHQKDLLYEGFNVLPYSWAAETPLSNFETRLDDATRERTDPAITVRFELVPAGDDCPTDLLAWTTTPWTLPSNLALAVGSEIDYAVLEHDGRRTILAEALVPKFEAELGSAERVGSVRGSELVGRRYHPLFPFFEGTENAFQIIGADFVEVEEGTGVVHLAPGFGEDDLRTCKEHDIPVLVPVNDQGRFTAEVSAYEGQLVFDANAPIIRDLKERGLLVRRENYVHNYPHCWRTDEPLIYRAMSSWFVRVSAIRDRMLERNQEISWIPEHIRDGLFGNMLASAPDWALSRNRFWGSPIPVWKSDDPTFPRIDVYGSLDEIAADFGIRPDDLHRPAIDGFVRPNPDDPSGRAQMRRVSDVLDVWFDSGSMPFAQVHYPFENKEWFENHFPADFICEYVAQTRGWFNTMMVLGTALFDRPPFRNCICHGVAVDTQGTKLSKRLRNYPEPNVVYETHGSDAMRWYLVASPLLKGGDLKVEIEGKPIGDVVRNVLNPLWSAWHFFSLYANADDLRGQPITSAENVLDRYVLAKTRDFVLDVQARMDAYDIQGACGAFIGFLDALNNWYVRRSRPRFWKAEKDADKQAAYDTLATVLGALCRTVSPLLPFVTDEIYLGLVGGDSIHLSDWPDADALPADPELVAAMDRVRDVCSSAFAMRRGEQVRIRQPLQSLTIAGPDVAMLEPFTDLIADEVNVKEVHLRPEIDAFATFRLQVNARAVGPRLGGDTKQVIAASKRGEWSSDEAGTVTVAGHRLEPGEFTLLLQPKEDVACQALSTNDMIAVLDFDLTDALVNEGHARDLIRIVQQARREAAFDVSDRIHLALALPSVYRDAVSDFKDYVAESTLAVDLELDAGKDAEGFLHGASLGGEPVQIWVRRAKPA
- a CDS encoding pyrroloquinoline quinone biosynthesis protein PqqB, with protein sequence MKVRVLGSAAGGGLPQWNCGGDHSVRARADDPHVPRRTQSSIAISSGDGRWTIVNASPDIRTQLADFPGLHPRPGTRDIPLDNVLLTSANLADGLGLLVLREALPYRALTTPWIRSALVENNVTFHLLEPAFHSMKLDQPFPLDREGVLEAKFFPVPGKIPTYLKETHNNSAETTLGLRVIDKGAGRRLVCAPGLQNLDSGTMAELAQADLRFVDGTFFTADELLTMRPGAADAIAMGHVPISGPDGSLTRYKGLGGRTFYTHINNTNPILDAQSPERAQVEAAGIKIAEDGMELEL
- a CDS encoding toxin-antitoxin system YwqK family antitoxin; the encoded protein is MPKESWSRIVWFACVLLGVPAAAAETPDGDLRCPEGSTLERNQERRSAWCARPDETQHGPSFSWYEDGQPRARAGFSEGELDGEYQEWHANGKLKEKGRYESGKRQGLYTVWFRDGTKASEETYQAGRLQGLQTLWHKNGQMFARSVFQDGERHGKAETWFEDGTLQTRGQFDHGEYHGSWTGWWENGKKKKVAEFDHGKELSREFYPE
- a CDS encoding site-2 protease family protein, giving the protein MTPELLGLGLIWYFVLLLSLTVHEAAHGWAALRLGDETAYLAGQVSLDPLPHIRREPFGMVLVPILFFGLSVARGGAPWMIGWASTPYDPSWAFAHPRRAGWMALAGPASNLFLALLAAVIIRIGVGQGVLAPGLLAFESVAVATVPGVWDTLATLLSLLFSLNLLLFVFNLLPVPPLDGSGMLNLLVRENQAQRIMEWMAQPGWAFGGLLVAWLLIRRIFYPIFIEACQLLYVGL
- a CDS encoding bifunctional alpha,alpha-trehalose-phosphate synthase (UDP-forming)/trehalose-phosphatase, with the translated sequence MSNRLPFTYTRAAGGLKRQPSPGGLVSALEPALRRRGGTWIGWPGVELKKGERISTRGDSYRIAPVALGEADIARYYHGFSNRTLWPLFHSLPGHTQFVRKDWNVYADVNERFAEVASRHARDAELVWIHDYHLMLTPEFMRRAHAEARLAFFLHIPFPPFDIFRLCPWDKELLRGLIACDLIGFHIENYAHNFMDCAEQILGARVDREAMIIKDGDRVARVGVFPIGIEFELFQEQAMKARRESQRERVVLGVDRLDYTKGIPERIRAFERLLELHPRHKGNVVLLQLAVPSRSQVAEYRELKSEIDELVGQVNGRFATSTWSPIRYLYRSVPQERLCGLYRDADVALVTPLRDGMNLVAKEYVASQVDDPGVLILSRMAGAAETMREALHVNPFDLDGTAEAIHRALTMDEEERASRIASLRRRERRDNVEAWVGHFLAAGHEKAAHLDPISEREIQQWLRGYVKSYPLCLFLDYDGTLTPLVAHPSKAKLSREMREALMGCSRRIDTDVSIVSGRALGDIQEIVGEPNLVYAGNHGLEIEGPEIERFQHEDLVHYEGRAAELVEALETIADEGAWTEAKGPTLTFHIRDVPESDRERYAQKARALMTKHGYQARDAHAAVEARPPIGWDKGRAVLHILRERYGPEWSERVRVIYVGDDQTDEDAFRFLAGLAMTFRVGSADTPTEALHRLPDVEAVRRLLDWVGVRPLTEATPTQRSL